The following are encoded in a window of Arthrobacter woluwensis genomic DNA:
- a CDS encoding TetR/AcrR family transcriptional regulator gives MARPRTRLLSRDIILDAALELIDRHHDFTIQGIGKHLGVNPSSLYHHLSGGRDEIINALRERFYRKISLDALRDADRPWQERVEHWIRSYREAVAQYPAAIPLLMGRMVDDRPTLAVYETLVVLLAEAGVPARQRVAVVSMLDAVVFGSAADAVSPDPLWLTTPLSQPALHEAVAAATPSERVAEGLTLAIQASVAWIETLAARAAEEATPSRPPAPGDA, from the coding sequence ATGGCCAGACCCCGCACGCGTCTTCTCTCGCGCGACATCATTCTGGACGCGGCGCTGGAACTGATCGACCGCCACCATGACTTCACGATCCAGGGGATCGGCAAGCACCTGGGCGTGAACCCGTCGTCGCTGTATCACCACCTCAGCGGCGGGCGGGACGAGATCATCAACGCGCTCCGCGAGCGGTTCTACCGGAAGATCAGCCTCGACGCGCTGCGGGACGCGGACCGCCCCTGGCAGGAGCGCGTGGAGCACTGGATCCGCTCCTACCGCGAGGCCGTGGCCCAGTACCCCGCCGCGATCCCGCTCCTGATGGGGCGCATGGTGGATGACCGGCCCACGCTCGCCGTGTACGAGACGCTGGTCGTGCTCCTCGCCGAGGCGGGGGTGCCCGCCCGGCAGCGGGTCGCGGTGGTGTCGATGCTCGACGCCGTCGTGTTCGGTTCGGCGGCCGACGCCGTCTCGCCGGACCCCCTCTGGCTCACGACCCCGCTGTCGCAGCCGGCGCTTCACGAGGCGGTCGCCGCCGCGACGCCGTCCGAACGGGTGGCCGAAGGGCTCACCCTCGCCATTCAGGCGTCCGTCGCCTGGATCGAAACGCTGGCGGCGAGAGCGGCCGAGGAGGCTACGCCGTCCCGGCCCCCGGCGCCCGGCGACGCATGA
- a CDS encoding GNAT family N-acetyltransferase, with the protein MSTVDTRAPRPDGIRTAPADWEEVERLFSLGGDAAGCWCQWFTLRPAEWKSRPRAERKELLREQFEQDEVPPGVLAFADGTAVGWAAVAPRRCYPRVEHLQLVQKADRAAPPEDGDHWVVSCFVVARTHRRRGVARALLDAAVAFAAEHGADWVEGYPVDTASRPKANSSDLFHGTVTLFEQAGFTRVYDGVPGRALMRRRAPGAGTA; encoded by the coding sequence ATGAGCACCGTGGACACGCGCGCACCCCGGCCCGACGGCATCAGGACGGCCCCTGCCGACTGGGAGGAGGTGGAACGCCTCTTCTCCCTCGGCGGGGACGCGGCGGGATGCTGGTGCCAGTGGTTCACCCTGCGTCCGGCCGAGTGGAAGAGCCGGCCGCGCGCGGAGCGCAAGGAGCTCCTGCGCGAGCAGTTCGAACAGGACGAGGTGCCGCCGGGGGTGCTGGCCTTCGCCGACGGGACGGCGGTCGGCTGGGCCGCCGTCGCACCGCGCCGCTGCTACCCGCGCGTGGAGCACCTGCAGCTCGTCCAGAAGGCCGACCGCGCCGCCCCGCCCGAGGACGGTGACCACTGGGTGGTGAGCTGTTTCGTCGTGGCGCGGACGCACCGCCGTCGTGGAGTCGCCCGTGCGCTCCTGGATGCGGCGGTCGCCTTCGCCGCCGAGCACGGCGCCGACTGGGTGGAGGGCTACCCGGTGGACACCGCCAGCCGCCCCAAGGCGAACTCCTCGGACCTGTTCCACGGGACGGTGACGCTCTTCGAGCAGGCGGGCTTCACCCGGGTGTACGACGGCGTGCCGGGCCGCGCGCTCATGCGTCGCCGGGCGCCGGGGGCCGGGACGGCGTAG
- a CDS encoding SLC13 family permease, whose translation MRLLLIGFGLLLLGGIAVLTGVLPATEALALGERVLPVLLFAGGITVVAELAADAGVFRAVSGLLAGLARGRTVLLWLLVVLLSILCTAFLSIDTTAVLLTPVVVLLASHAGLRPFPFALTTVWLANTASLWLPVSNLSNLLATHRLGDGTAGGFLQLLWAPALVASLLPALLIFLLFRRELRGTFTPEVVKPPEDKVLFWISAAVTAVLLPLLTSGLEPWIPACAAAAVLLVVFAVRRRTSLSWRLFPGPLIVFVCGLFLVVQSVHSLGVTTVLSGLGNQGSGLPQLLAMAGSGAVGSNVVNNLPAYLGLEPFATSPQLLGSLLIGVNTAPLVTPWASLATLLWHDRLTTVGVSVSWGAYIRLGLVAAPLVMVTSVLALWLTHG comes from the coding sequence GTGCGACTTCTCCTGATCGGCTTCGGTCTCCTGCTCCTCGGCGGCATCGCGGTGCTCACCGGCGTGCTGCCGGCCACCGAGGCGCTCGCGCTGGGCGAGCGGGTGCTGCCGGTGCTGCTGTTCGCGGGCGGGATCACGGTGGTGGCCGAACTCGCCGCCGACGCCGGGGTGTTCCGCGCGGTCTCCGGCCTGCTGGCGGGCCTGGCCCGGGGCCGGACGGTCCTGCTCTGGCTCCTGGTCGTGCTGCTCTCCATCCTGTGCACCGCGTTCCTCTCGATCGACACCACGGCCGTGCTCCTGACACCCGTGGTCGTCCTCCTCGCATCGCACGCCGGACTGCGGCCGTTTCCGTTCGCCCTGACCACGGTCTGGCTGGCCAACACCGCGTCGCTGTGGCTGCCCGTGTCCAATCTGAGCAATCTGCTCGCCACCCATCGTCTGGGCGACGGCACCGCCGGAGGGTTCCTGCAACTGCTCTGGGCGCCGGCCCTGGTGGCGAGCCTGCTCCCGGCGCTCCTCATCTTCCTGCTGTTCCGGCGGGAGCTGCGGGGCACTTTCACCCCGGAGGTGGTGAAGCCGCCGGAGGACAAGGTCCTCTTCTGGATCTCGGCGGCCGTCACCGCGGTGCTGCTGCCGCTGCTCACGAGCGGCCTCGAGCCCTGGATCCCGGCCTGTGCCGCCGCGGCGGTGCTGCTCGTGGTGTTCGCCGTGCGACGCCGGACCTCCCTGAGCTGGCGGCTGTTCCCCGGTCCGCTGATCGTTTTCGTCTGCGGCCTCTTCCTCGTGGTGCAGTCGGTGCACTCGCTCGGCGTGACGACTGTCCTGAGCGGGCTGGGCAACCAGGGCTCGGGCCTTCCGCAGCTCCTCGCCATGGCCGGCAGCGGCGCCGTCGGCTCCAACGTCGTGAACAACCTCCCGGCCTACCTCGGCCTGGAGCCTTTCGCGACGTCGCCTCAGCTGCTCGGCAGCCTCCTGATCGGCGTCAACACGGCGCCGCTCGTGACGCCGTGGGCGTCCCTGGCCACGCTCCTGTGGCACGACCGCCTCACGACGGTGGGTGTCAGCGTCAGCTGGGGCGCCTACATCCGGTTGGGTCTTGTCGCCGCCCCGCTCGTGATGGTCACGTCGGTCCTTGCCCTCTGGCTCACCCACGGCTGA
- a CDS encoding phage tail protein, which yields MSYIVDFVNVSTTGLESSPVVDALAGLRANEARYFKNKYDHVFTVQPAAEAPEVLERVNRILREEREIVIESTPLEVSSFEVDGIRMDYVIYESGLVLNVMYTLEDGGKRAVGFKLSQGMEVPEELASCFKFARQKSKLAGEIRGSYFVIKGEY from the coding sequence ATGTCGTACATCGTGGATTTCGTCAACGTCTCCACCACCGGTCTGGAGTCCTCGCCCGTCGTGGACGCGCTCGCCGGACTGCGGGCGAATGAGGCCCGGTACTTCAAGAACAAGTACGACCACGTCTTCACCGTCCAGCCCGCCGCCGAGGCGCCCGAGGTCCTGGAGCGCGTGAACCGCATCCTGCGCGAGGAGCGGGAGATCGTCATCGAATCCACGCCGCTGGAGGTCTCCTCCTTCGAGGTGGACGGGATCCGGATGGACTACGTCATTTACGAATCGGGCCTGGTCCTCAACGTGATGTACACGCTGGAGGACGGCGGGAAGCGGGCCGTGGGCTTCAAGCTCTCCCAGGGCATGGAGGTCCCCGAGGAGCTGGCGTCCTGCTTCAAGTTCGCCCGCCAGAAGTCGAAGCTGGCCGGGGAGATCCGCGGCTCGTACTTCGTGATCAAGGGCGAATACTGA
- a CDS encoding DUF998 domain-containing protein: MPSSQASPSRPAVRAAGVLFLLAPCWYLFCETIAALGFPGYDYARNYISDLGVPAGGVFEGRTMESRLAEVMNAGFIGEGLLITLAVVALLAADAGRRRRRGALFALLLVHSAGIAVVGLVHGSPENAANGLMLFHGLGAVAAIGAGNAAALVAGTGDALAVGDRPGGVLYRRISTVLGALGFVFAVLLMTHTWLPDGVWERGAVYTIIAWELVTGIVLLRRSAP; this comes from the coding sequence GTGCCCTCATCCCAGGCATCCCCGTCCCGGCCCGCCGTGCGCGCCGCCGGAGTGTTGTTCCTACTGGCCCCGTGCTGGTACCTGTTCTGCGAGACCATCGCCGCGCTCGGCTTCCCCGGGTACGACTACGCCCGCAACTACATCAGTGACCTCGGCGTCCCGGCCGGCGGCGTCTTCGAGGGCCGGACGATGGAGTCGCGTCTCGCCGAGGTGATGAACGCCGGCTTCATCGGCGAGGGACTGCTGATCACCCTCGCCGTCGTCGCGCTGCTCGCGGCGGATGCGGGACGACGACGGCGCCGGGGCGCCCTCTTCGCCCTCCTCCTCGTGCACTCCGCCGGCATCGCCGTGGTGGGCCTGGTGCACGGCTCGCCGGAGAACGCGGCCAACGGGCTGATGCTGTTCCACGGCCTGGGGGCCGTGGCGGCCATCGGGGCCGGCAACGCGGCGGCGCTCGTGGCGGGGACCGGAGACGCGCTCGCTGTCGGGGACCGGCCCGGTGGCGTGCTGTACCGGAGGATCAGCACGGTCCTGGGCGCGCTCGGCTTCGTGTTCGCCGTGCTCCTGATGACGCACACCTGGCTGCCGGACGGCGTCTGGGAACGGGGTGCCGTCTACACGATCATCGCCTGGGAACTGGTCACGGGCATCGTCCTGCTCCGCCGAAGCGCTCCCTGA
- a CDS encoding excinuclease ABC subunit UvrA: MGAVQGESVIRVTRASTNNLRNVSVDVPKKALTVVTGVSGSGKSSLVLDTIAAEAQRLVNDSYPTFVRNRLPQLPAPEVQAMGGLTFTALIDQRRFTGNARSTVATASDVAPLLRLVFSRVGEPSAGYSPAYSFNDPTGMCPRCEGLGTVVDIDVEALIDSSKNIDEGPVRFSQFRPGVYRWKRFAYSGLFDRKKPLGEYTPEEMDLFLYADQLKLENPDPRFPKTARFDGVVTRMRDVYVKNRPEKIAAPVREELDHLTSRRTCPECHGARVNAAARNSLIDGRSIADWSALSVAELRALLEGMDDPRVEPALVGIRHTLDALLSVGLGYLSLDRQSSTLSGGEAQRVKIVRHLGSALTDVTYVFDEPSTGLHPSDVQRLNRLLHRLRDEGNTVLVVEHHPQVIRVADHVIDIGPGAGPDGGTVQFEGTPSALAESGTLTGRLISRPLHLKETLREPRGAVTVRQASAHNLRGFDVDVPLGLLTAVTGVAGSGKSSFATEELPRQHPEFTVVGQDPLRGGVRSTSLSVLGIADEVREVFADAGGLAPAWFSFNSKGACPACKGKGYITTELAFLDDVATPCDVCGGARFNGEALSVRIAGHTIADVLTMTAVSVTRLFAEHPAIVSAMTWLERVGLGYLAVGQSLDTLSGGEKQRLLLARHLQASGDLGAKRIVLDEPTTGLHPSDVDRINDLFAELVDAGATLVVVEHNLRVVAQADHVIDIGPGAGSDGGKLLFAGRPEDLLTSADSQTGHALALAAAR, translated from the coding sequence ATGGGAGCGGTGCAGGGGGAAAGCGTCATCCGGGTGACTCGTGCGAGCACGAACAACCTCAGAAACGTCAGCGTGGACGTGCCCAAGAAGGCGCTGACCGTGGTCACCGGGGTGTCGGGATCCGGCAAATCCTCCCTCGTCCTCGACACCATCGCCGCGGAAGCCCAGCGGCTGGTCAACGACTCCTACCCGACCTTCGTGCGGAACCGGCTGCCGCAGCTTCCCGCCCCGGAGGTGCAGGCCATGGGAGGGCTCACCTTCACCGCCCTCATCGATCAGCGTCGGTTCACCGGCAACGCGAGATCGACCGTCGCGACGGCGTCCGACGTCGCGCCCTTGCTGCGCCTGGTCTTCTCCCGCGTCGGAGAACCTTCCGCCGGTTACTCTCCGGCGTACTCCTTCAATGACCCCACCGGCATGTGCCCCCGGTGCGAAGGGCTGGGCACCGTGGTCGACATCGACGTCGAGGCGCTGATCGACTCCTCGAAGAACATCGACGAGGGCCCAGTGCGATTCAGCCAGTTCCGGCCCGGTGTCTACCGCTGGAAGCGCTTCGCCTACAGCGGGCTGTTCGACCGGAAGAAGCCGCTCGGCGAGTACACTCCAGAGGAGATGGACCTCTTCCTCTACGCCGACCAGCTCAAGCTCGAGAACCCCGACCCGCGCTTCCCCAAAACCGCACGGTTCGACGGCGTCGTCACCCGGATGCGCGATGTGTACGTCAAGAACCGTCCGGAGAAGATCGCGGCGCCGGTGCGCGAAGAACTGGATCATCTGACGTCACGTCGCACCTGCCCCGAGTGCCACGGCGCCCGGGTGAACGCCGCGGCGCGGAACAGCCTGATCGACGGCCGCTCGATCGCCGACTGGTCCGCGCTGTCCGTGGCGGAACTCCGCGCACTCCTGGAGGGGATGGACGATCCGCGGGTGGAGCCGGCCCTGGTGGGGATCCGCCACACCCTCGACGCACTGCTGTCCGTGGGCCTGGGGTACCTCTCCCTGGACCGCCAGTCCTCGACGCTGTCCGGAGGGGAGGCTCAGCGCGTCAAGATCGTGCGTCATCTGGGCAGCGCCCTCACCGATGTCACCTACGTCTTCGACGAACCCTCCACCGGGCTGCACCCGTCCGATGTCCAACGGCTCAACCGCCTCCTGCACAGGCTGCGGGACGAGGGCAACACCGTGCTCGTGGTGGAACACCACCCGCAGGTGATCCGGGTCGCCGATCACGTGATCGACATCGGACCCGGCGCCGGGCCGGACGGCGGCACGGTCCAGTTCGAAGGAACGCCGAGCGCACTGGCGGAGAGCGGAACCCTCACGGGACGGCTGATCTCCCGGCCACTTCACCTCAAGGAGACGCTCCGTGAGCCCCGAGGCGCCGTCACCGTGAGGCAGGCGTCCGCCCACAATCTGCGCGGCTTCGACGTCGACGTGCCGCTCGGCCTCCTCACCGCGGTGACCGGCGTCGCGGGCTCCGGCAAGAGCTCCTTCGCCACGGAGGAACTGCCGCGCCAGCATCCGGAGTTCACCGTGGTGGGCCAGGACCCGCTGCGCGGCGGGGTCCGCTCCACGTCTCTCAGCGTTCTCGGCATCGCCGATGAGGTCCGTGAGGTGTTCGCCGACGCCGGCGGCCTCGCCCCGGCCTGGTTCAGCTTCAACTCGAAGGGCGCCTGCCCCGCGTGCAAGGGCAAGGGCTACATCACGACGGAACTCGCGTTCCTGGACGATGTCGCCACACCCTGCGACGTGTGCGGCGGCGCGCGGTTCAACGGCGAGGCGCTGAGCGTCCGGATCGCGGGCCACACCATCGCAGACGTCCTGACGATGACGGCGGTATCCGTGACCCGGCTCTTCGCGGAACATCCGGCCATCGTCTCCGCCATGACCTGGCTGGAACGCGTCGGGCTCGGGTACCTCGCCGTGGGACAGTCGCTGGACACCCTCTCCGGCGGCGAGAAACAGCGGCTCCTCCTGGCCCGGCACCTGCAGGCCTCCGGCGACCTCGGCGCCAAACGCATTGTGCTGGACGAACCCACCACGGGCCTCCACCCGAGCGACGTGGACCGGATCAACGACCTGTTCGCGGAGCTCGTGGACGCGGGTGCGACCCTCGTGGTGGTGGAGCACAACCTCCGGGTCGTCGCGCAGGCCGACCATGTGATCGACATCGGTCCCGGCGCCGGATCGGACGGGGGCAAACTGCTCTTCGCCGGCCGTCCCGAGGATCTGCTCACGTCCGCCGACTCGCAGACCGGTCATGCCCTCGCCCTCGCCGCGGCGCGCTGA
- a CDS encoding M4 family metallopeptidase, translating into MRSTSGLKRLGTMCAVGALATVGLSVNTAWAGQNNPDDSQAFTSKSGQAESFVFKSKSHRVDRNTVSGMLEESFGSAPGSQFKQVRDQQLGAGHLARFVQVIDGHEVAGSSIAQTLDKDGALIQAMGSVATGTTSATFPQQRDLAKGEKAAKEAAATQVKLPASKAKVTKTVWYAPALAGFPEGGTVGQPAYEVVVSNKDASFTVTVAATGAPTVLATATNTHELNRAVCDANRNSGVTYDDLKCGVGTKNVLKRKEGQAASTVADVNAVYNFFGDTSSFYAANTNAGDLTTLVGANYSDGLGTAIRGSVRQCVSGDACPYTNAFWSDEISAMVYGEGVTTDDVTGHELTHGVTSRTNGLQYQNEAGAINESMSDVFGELTDISNGSADDTAANRWKMGEGSSLGVIRDMKSPKNYQQPEIYKGTYWHATSTNPNQNNDYGGVHTNSGVGNKLAYLITDGATFNGQTITGLGVHKAAELYWTTQTLLPSNATYASLKSALKQACTANVTNGVAGTTTADCTQVNNAITSVGI; encoded by the coding sequence GTGCGATCCACGTCAGGCCTCAAGAGGCTGGGAACCATGTGCGCTGTCGGCGCACTTGCCACAGTCGGCCTTTCCGTCAACACGGCCTGGGCCGGTCAGAACAATCCGGACGACAGCCAAGCGTTCACCTCGAAGTCAGGCCAGGCCGAGAGCTTCGTCTTCAAGAGCAAGTCACATCGTGTCGATCGCAATACCGTCAGCGGAATGCTGGAGGAGTCGTTCGGCTCGGCGCCCGGATCCCAGTTCAAGCAGGTCCGCGACCAGCAGCTCGGCGCCGGTCACCTCGCCCGCTTCGTCCAGGTGATCGACGGTCACGAAGTGGCCGGTTCCTCGATCGCCCAGACCCTTGACAAGGACGGCGCCCTGATCCAGGCCATGGGCTCCGTGGCCACCGGCACCACCAGCGCCACGTTCCCGCAGCAGCGCGATCTGGCCAAGGGCGAGAAGGCCGCCAAGGAAGCGGCCGCCACCCAGGTCAAGCTCCCGGCCTCCAAGGCCAAGGTCACCAAGACCGTCTGGTACGCACCGGCCCTCGCAGGCTTCCCGGAAGGCGGCACCGTCGGCCAGCCGGCGTACGAAGTCGTGGTGAGCAACAAGGACGCCAGCTTCACCGTCACCGTTGCCGCCACCGGCGCCCCGACGGTCCTGGCCACCGCCACCAACACCCACGAGCTCAACCGCGCCGTGTGTGACGCCAACCGCAACAGCGGCGTCACCTATGACGACCTCAAGTGCGGTGTGGGCACCAAGAACGTCCTGAAGCGCAAGGAAGGCCAGGCGGCCTCCACCGTGGCCGACGTCAACGCCGTCTACAACTTCTTCGGCGACACCAGCTCCTTCTACGCGGCCAACACCAACGCCGGTGACCTGACCACCCTGGTCGGCGCGAACTACAGCGACGGCCTCGGCACCGCCATCCGCGGCAGCGTCCGTCAGTGCGTCAGCGGCGACGCCTGCCCGTACACCAACGCCTTCTGGTCCGATGAGATCAGCGCGATGGTCTACGGCGAGGGTGTCACCACCGATGACGTCACCGGCCACGAGCTGACCCACGGCGTCACGTCCCGCACCAATGGCCTGCAGTACCAGAACGAGGCCGGCGCCATCAACGAGTCCATGTCCGACGTCTTCGGCGAACTCACCGACATCAGCAACGGCAGCGCGGATGACACCGCCGCCAACCGCTGGAAGATGGGCGAGGGCAGCTCGCTGGGCGTCATCCGTGACATGAAGAGCCCTAAGAACTACCAGCAGCCGGAGATCTACAAGGGCACGTACTGGCACGCGACCAGCACCAACCCGAACCAGAACAATGACTACGGTGGAGTCCACACCAACAGCGGTGTGGGCAACAAGCTGGCCTACCTGATCACCGACGGCGCGACCTTCAACGGTCAGACCATCACCGGTCTGGGCGTCCACAAGGCGGCCGAGCTGTACTGGACCACGCAGACCCTGCTGCCGTCCAACGCCACGTACGCCTCCCTCAAGAGCGCACTGAAGCAGGCCTGCACCGCCAACGTCACCAACGGCGTCGCCGGCACCACCACCGCAGACTGCACCCAGGTGAACAACGCGATCACCTCGGTGGGCATCTGA
- a CDS encoding fluoride efflux transporter FluC, with protein MREPSRTTAHGTVPPLHLDPRAIGWVFGGGVVGAYARYGLSVAIPAPGGWPLATVLINVLGAFLLGLLLEALIRRGSDIGWARRLRLVAGTGFLGAFTTYSTFAVDAVHLLQAGRLAEAFGYLAATLLLGGAATALGIWLAAVSHRLRESRRDGRATPGGGA; from the coding sequence ATGCGTGAGCCATCCAGGACCACCGCCCATGGGACGGTGCCGCCCCTGCACCTGGACCCCCGGGCGATCGGCTGGGTCTTCGGCGGCGGGGTGGTCGGCGCCTACGCCCGGTACGGGCTGTCGGTGGCCATCCCGGCCCCTGGCGGCTGGCCCTTGGCGACCGTGCTGATCAACGTGCTGGGCGCGTTCCTGCTCGGGCTTCTGCTGGAGGCGCTCATCCGACGCGGCTCGGACATCGGCTGGGCACGCCGTCTCCGGCTCGTGGCCGGCACCGGCTTCCTGGGCGCCTTCACCACGTACAGCACCTTCGCCGTCGACGCCGTCCATCTGCTCCAGGCCGGCCGCCTCGCCGAGGCATTCGGCTACCTGGCCGCGACGCTTCTGCTCGGTGGCGCCGCCACGGCGCTCGGCATCTGGCTCGCCGCGGTGAGCCATCGGCTGCGGGAGTCGCGCCGGGACGGCCGCGCGACGCCGGGAGGAGGCGCATGA
- the crcB gene encoding fluoride efflux transporter CrcB, with product MSALIPLWLALAGGAGAVARFMLDGAVRRRWPTDFPFATLVINVTGSFALGVLTGAVAAQRMGPEALLIAGTGFLGGYTTFSTASMETVRLLHNREPLRAVLYGLGGAALCLLAAWGGILLA from the coding sequence ATGAGTGCCTTGATCCCGCTCTGGCTGGCTCTCGCGGGAGGGGCGGGCGCCGTCGCGCGTTTCATGCTCGACGGCGCGGTGCGGCGCCGCTGGCCCACGGACTTCCCCTTCGCTACCCTCGTCATCAACGTGACCGGATCGTTCGCCTTGGGCGTGCTGACCGGGGCTGTGGCGGCCCAGAGGATGGGTCCGGAGGCCCTGCTGATCGCCGGCACCGGGTTCCTCGGCGGGTACACGACGTTCAGCACAGCCAGCATGGAGACCGTCCGGCTCCTGCACAATCGTGAGCCGCTGCGGGCGGTGCTCTACGGTCTGGGCGGCGCGGCGCTGTGCCTTCTGGCCGCGTGGGGCGGGATCCTGCTCGCCTGA
- a CDS encoding catalase gives MTFNSDSQLDAPVPSTTESGARRDSDAHSLSVGPNGPLLLHDVALVEKLARFDRERIPERSPHAKGSGAFGQLEVTEDVSAYTKAKLFQQGAVTPMLARFSTVAGELGSPDSWRDVRGFALKFYTEDGNYDIVGNNTPTFFVRDPMKFPDFIHSQKRLPDSGLRDVNMQWDFWTLSPESSHQVSYLMGDRGIPRSWRHMNGYSSHTYMWVNEAGERFWVKYHFLTEQGLEFLTNDEAATLAGEDADAHRRDLFESIGRGEFPSWRVEVQIMPYEEARSYRFNPFDLTKVWSKKDYPRIPVGRFTLNQNPVNHFAQIEQAAFSPSNLVPGTGVSPDKMLLARIFSYPDAQRNRLGTNFNQLPVNSPAVPLNSYDKEGAMQYHHSGAAPVYAPNSYGRPYQDTEGRAENGWEADGEMVRAAYTLHAEDDDFGQAHTLVRDVMNDAERDRLVDTVVGMVSGQVVEPVLSRVFEYWKKIDQEVGERIEAGVRSGGAA, from the coding sequence ATGACATTCAACAGTGACTCGCAACTCGACGCCCCGGTGCCGTCGACCACGGAATCGGGCGCGCGCCGCGACAGCGACGCACACTCGCTGAGCGTAGGCCCCAACGGTCCGCTGCTCCTCCACGACGTCGCCCTGGTGGAGAAGCTGGCGCGCTTCGACCGGGAACGCATCCCGGAACGCAGCCCCCACGCGAAGGGCTCCGGCGCCTTCGGGCAGCTCGAGGTGACTGAGGACGTCTCGGCCTACACGAAGGCGAAGCTGTTCCAGCAGGGCGCCGTGACCCCCATGCTCGCCCGGTTCTCCACCGTGGCCGGCGAACTCGGCTCGCCGGACAGCTGGCGGGACGTGCGCGGTTTCGCGCTGAAGTTCTACACCGAGGACGGCAACTACGACATCGTCGGCAACAACACGCCGACCTTCTTCGTCCGCGATCCGATGAAGTTCCCGGACTTCATCCACTCCCAGAAGCGCCTGCCGGACTCCGGTCTGCGGGACGTCAACATGCAGTGGGACTTCTGGACACTCTCCCCCGAGTCGTCGCATCAGGTCTCCTACCTCATGGGCGACCGCGGCATCCCGCGGAGCTGGCGCCACATGAACGGCTACTCCTCCCACACCTACATGTGGGTCAACGAGGCCGGCGAGCGCTTCTGGGTGAAGTACCACTTCCTGACCGAGCAGGGCCTCGAGTTCCTCACGAATGACGAAGCCGCCACCCTGGCCGGCGAGGACGCCGACGCCCACCGCCGGGACCTCTTCGAATCGATCGGCCGCGGCGAGTTCCCGTCCTGGCGCGTCGAGGTCCAGATCATGCCGTACGAGGAGGCCCGGAGCTACCGCTTCAACCCCTTCGACCTGACCAAGGTGTGGTCCAAGAAGGACTACCCCCGCATCCCGGTGGGCCGCTTCACGCTCAACCAGAACCCGGTGAACCACTTCGCCCAGATCGAGCAGGCCGCGTTCAGCCCGTCGAACCTGGTGCCGGGCACCGGTGTCTCCCCGGACAAGATGCTGCTGGCGCGGATCTTCTCCTATCCGGATGCGCAGCGGAACCGGCTCGGGACGAACTTCAACCAGCTGCCGGTCAACAGCCCCGCGGTCCCGCTGAACTCCTACGACAAGGAAGGGGCCATGCAGTACCACCACAGCGGCGCGGCCCCCGTCTACGCCCCGAACTCCTACGGCCGTCCGTACCAGGACACCGAGGGCCGGGCGGAGAACGGCTGGGAGGCCGACGGCGAGATGGTCCGGGCCGCGTACACGCTGCACGCCGAGGATGACGACTTCGGCCAGGCCCACACGCTGGTCCGCGACGTCATGAACGACGCCGAGCGGGACCGCCTCGTGGACACGGTCGTCGGCATGGTGTCCGGCCAGGTCGTGGAACCGGTCCTCAGCCGGGTCTTCGAGTACTGGAAGAAGATCGACCAGGAGGTCGGCGAACGGATCGAGGCGGGCGTCCGGTCCGGCGGCGCCGCCTGA
- a CDS encoding type II toxin-antitoxin system PemK/MazF family toxin yields MGRGVRGEIWTVAGGGYAPKPRPALIIQDDRFRDVGSLTVVPLM; encoded by the coding sequence ATGGGACGCGGAGTGAGGGGCGAGATCTGGACGGTGGCCGGTGGCGGGTATGCCCCCAAACCTCGTCCGGCGCTGATCATCCAGGATGACCGTTTCCGCGATGTCGGATCCCTGACGGTCGTTCCCCTGATGTAG
- a CDS encoding HAD family hydrolase gives MNQTAAYFDVDETLTHDVTLFSFLRHDAHTTGQTEQAETFLRELAARRAQGEPRESTNRYYYQWWKGRDVQKICDLAGNWWAGRLQKPDLFLRSDVLARYEWHSRQGHARILLSGSFVQLIEPLAAALDVTRVIATVPLTGQGRFTGEIGEPLIGDAKRTALLADARDHGIDLTTSHGYGDHRSDLPFLSVLGHPHLVTPPGKGWQDPDFPITIWPPTADMHPA, from the coding sequence TTGAACCAGACGGCCGCCTATTTCGATGTCGACGAAACCCTCACCCACGACGTCACCCTGTTCTCCTTCCTCCGCCACGACGCGCACACCACCGGGCAGACCGAACAGGCCGAGACATTTCTTCGAGAGCTCGCCGCCCGGCGCGCTCAAGGGGAACCCCGGGAATCCACCAATCGGTACTACTACCAGTGGTGGAAGGGCCGGGACGTCCAGAAGATCTGCGACCTGGCTGGCAACTGGTGGGCCGGCCGACTGCAGAAACCTGACCTTTTTCTCAGAAGCGATGTCCTGGCCAGGTACGAGTGGCACTCCCGGCAGGGCCACGCCCGGATCCTGCTCTCAGGGTCCTTTGTGCAGCTCATCGAACCGTTGGCCGCAGCCCTCGACGTGACCAGGGTGATCGCCACCGTTCCCCTGACCGGTCAGGGCCGATTCACCGGCGAGATCGGCGAACCCCTGATCGGCGATGCCAAACGCACGGCACTCCTCGCCGATGCTCGGGATCACGGGATCGACCTCACCACGTCGCACGGTTACGGAGACCACCGCAGCGACCTGCCCTTTCTCTCCGTTCTTGGGCACCCCCACCTGGTCACACCCCCGGGAAAAGGCTGGCAGGACCCTGACTTTCCCATCACCATCTGGCCGCCCACCGCCGACATGCATCCGGCATGA